The following nucleotide sequence is from Primulina tabacum isolate GXHZ01 chromosome 2, ASM2559414v2, whole genome shotgun sequence.
CAACCCACATCGAGAATTGTGCTAGAATGATAGAGTCGGGGGCTGTAACAGCACTAGTTGACGCGCTAGGATGCGATGACGTATCTGAAGAAGCTGCAGGTGCATTGGTCCTGATTGTACGGCAGCCAATAGGGGCTGAAGCAGTTGGGATTGAGGAAAATGCAGTTCCCGGGCTGATTGGAATGATGCGTTGCGGCACTCcaaaggggaaagaaaatgcTGTTGCTGCTTTACTTGAATTATGTCGAAGTGGTGGGTCAGCTACCACAGAGAAGGTGGTGAAGGCTCCAGCATTGGTTGGTTTACTGCAGAGTTTGCTCTTCACAGGGACGAGGCGTGCCAGGAGAAAAGCAGCATCGCTTGCTAGAGTCTTCCATAGGTCTGAAAATGGTGGATTGGGTGTTGGGTATGCATTTGCTGGAAACTCTGCTGCACAAGATACAAATTTTGCTGGCGATTCAACGATGACAGTGTCCATTTCGGTACCTGTATTATAGTCGTAAAACGAACATTCGCGGTTACGTTTATCCCATTTATTACTCTAtcactctcttttttttttaatgacaaAAATTCTTGTTCAAATAGTGATATACTTGTAGCCCAGGAGAAATAATTTGTAAACATACCAGAAGGCTGTATTAATTTGTTCAATCAATTGATTATGTGACGTTGGGTGAATTTCTttttatcattcatcattcatgcTGTTGTGCCAAGATACATTATTATATTGCCTGATTCATGGAGAGAACCTTATTCTAGCGCACTTCAATCTTAGGAGTCCATATTTTGAGCTTGTTTGTCAACTGTATGTCTTCAGTGTATCATCCCTATATATTGCTTATTTCACTTATGAAAGGGAAGTATGAAGTTATATCTTTAAGTAGCTATTTCAAGGTTGGAGCTTCGTTTTTGGTACGTGATTCTGCTTTGCTTGACTTGTTTATTCATAAAGGTTTCGAGAGCGGTGTGATATTAGTaggaaaaatagaaatcaaacCTTAATGCGGTAATTGTTTAAAAACAGCCTCTCTTGACGTATGTTGCAACATAATATACGGATAAAGTCAGTGGCAAAACAGTGTGGGATATCAGCACATGAGTAAAAATAGAATGAGATGATGGATAGAGTCGATTAGCATACTTCAATCAGCAAGAACATGATGTAAAAAATGTAAAAACCTTATATTGAGCTGCACCACTTGTTCAACTAGCAAAAAAGTAAGATTGAAGTATAATACAGTTCATATCATGCCCATAAGTGTATAGAAACATCATTATCCTCTTCCTGATCTAAGGCCTTTTCCTTGAGGTTACCCCTGTCCATAGCTCTATACGATTCCATCATCTTATCAGGTTCAACAATAGCTTTGGAAATGATTCACTGGTAGGTCTCCCTCACCTTCTATACCGAACCATGTATCATCCTCTAGTATTCTCTTCAAAAATTCGAAACTTTCAGCATTTTCTTTTGTTGCCTGAATGGAGTTGCCCGGATTGTCAGCTGAGGAAACTTTTGGTGGGGAAATTTCTATCTTATCTTCGTTATTCACTTCACTTTCTGTAATCTTTAGCTCAGTCAATCTTGGGCTTTTTCGCATCATTTTTACTTGCGGGATCTTTTATTTCCTTCAGATGCATCTGCTTTAAAAAGACGGTTACGCTACCTTGGTTGTCACGAAGTTCAGGAAACCTGGTTTTACTTTGTATGCTGGTAATCTGATGTTCCATATTTGCTAGGCTCTCTTTTAGCTTCTGAATTTGCTCTTTCATACTATTATGTTCTGTCATCAAAGCCTGCAGTTCTTGCTCCACTCCAGCATTCATGGAGTCGTAATTCAGAGTCGCGCAGCCTCTTTTTTTTGTGGCTTGAAATTTATTGTTCCTTCTTTTAATGTTCTTTAGCAATTCTTTTTTCCCTTCTTGAAACCATGGATTCACGTATTCGTGTCTATTGCAACTGATCTTTCTGAATCCCTACATACAACCTGATCGCATCAGAAAGAAGTTGACACATGACGTGCAGAGAAAGAGAGAGACGTACATAATTATTGAGCTGGTAAACGAAGCTTGAGAAAACGCTAGTCTTGAAATACTTGGGAAGAATCTTTTCTGAAAACTCGTTATGATCCCAAATAATGAAACTGGTGCCATTTGAATTCCATGATACAATCGATTTTGTTTCTGGATCGTCTGCAATTTCAAATATCTTCTGCAAAAATGGAGGCAGGCTGGACTCCTGTACGTTGGCCGACTGCAAATTTCCTCCATTTATAAGACAGCCGCCAAACTCTCCTTTATGAACACCTTCAGCCATCTCAGTTGCTGTATTGCTGTTCTCATTCTGTGCAGTTTCAGTATACATTTTCACTGAAGATTTTCGTTTGATTTATTGAATGTTAGAACATATATAGATCAGGCAATCTTCATATTAAACTGTgaagcaaataaaaaaaattgttttcaaactgattgcTTACACTAACGCGTGAAAGCTCCAGTGAAATGCTGACCCTTTGATCAATATTCCAAATGGCACACTTAATTTGTGATTACCCTCTGCAAGGTGAAGGTAAAGCTTCTGACAACTTAGTGCAATAGTAAAAAAAGGGTGAACCCCACCCCCGAGAGCCCCACACAGAGCCGCCCCAAGCCCCGGCGTGAAGGGAGGTAAGGTAAATCAGGGTTATGCACCGACAGCAGGTACCCAGAGGAGAGGTTGGCTAGAGAAATTCTCCATAGAGGGGGAGCCGAGACTCGATCCCTCACCAACATGGAGTAACAGTCCTTCACTCCAGGCCCTTACCATACGGCCTATGCCCCTGGGGGCTAACTTAGTTCAATAGTCATGACTAGGGGTGGTGGGCTACGGTTCATTCGGAAATCCGAAAGTTCggctttattttttaaaaaatcatttgaatcgATTTTTTGGTTCGATTTCGGTTTTCTATACTATATATAATACTTAGTCATAATGCATACAAATAATGTGTTGTTATAATTTTTAGAATATCCAAAATACACCTATTTTTTAGCACCCTGT
It contains:
- the LOC142537993 gene encoding heat stress transcription factor A-9-like, giving the protein MYTETAQNENSNTATEMAEGVHKGEFGGCLINGGNLQSANVQESSLPPFLQKIFEIADDPETKSIVSWNSNGTSFIIWDHNEFSEKILPKYFKTSVFSSFVYQLNNYGFRKISCNRHEYVNPWFQEGKKELLKNIKRRNNKFQATKKRGCATLNYDSMNAGVEQELQALMTEHNSMKEQIQKLKESLANMEHQITSIQSKTRFPELRDNQGSVTVFLKQMHLKEIKDPASKNDAKKPKID